CTGTATTAACACTTCAAATAAACATTCACCTACACATATGGAATCGTCTCATATTCAACGTAGCAACCAAATGTTTATTTCCGTAATGTTTCTAGTTTGCCTTTGAAAATATTGTCAACATTTGACTTGTTAGGAAATTGtctttttgtttataaatatgctCTGTTTTTATGGATTTTTGTATCAGAACCTAAATATTctgtttttaaaactttaatcTTACTTGGAAGCTAAAGCTAAAATCATATAACAGATCTATAAAAACTACCAGGGTTGCTAAAACTAAGTTAAGCTAATACACATTGAACAACAAACATACTACTACAAATtgtagataaaacaaaatttcaactAAAATGTTTCTCTCTAGTAACAACTTGGATATTACTAagaattatataacattgtattgTCAATAATGATATGACGTAATTATGTACTTCTGCCTTATAAACTGACGAAATGTTGTCTTCGTAAAGTTATAAATGGACGGATGGTTGCTGAATTAATGAAAAATCTATAGACCTAGTAATTCGTGCTATTTTGTGACAGATTCTACACATCGTGGTGTCCAGTCTAAGGTCTCGTCCATAGGCATCAGGTGGTGGGCAATCTACAAGAGATACGATTATAAGGAGAACGTCACATAAttaacacatatatttatacttttcaTTCATCTTTGATGTAAATCGTTTTGATAAACAAATTGCAAACAAAATCGTTTTGATAAACAAATTGCAAACAACAATTCATATGTAATATTAGATTTTATGTGATATTCATAACGGATAATTGTGTTGCAACATACAATTAAGCTATTAAGGATATGGATTTATTAGTTGTAAAATTGTTCATAATGCCTTCTTATTGATACTATGTATATTTTAGGCTAAAACATAATGcgatttctttttcttcttttcttgcTTATGTGGAGTATTTTTGGAGACGTACCTGTTTTTCGTGAGGCCCCAGTGTGACTGAATATTCATCCTTATCGCGGTTTATCTGACAGTTCTTACTCGAGGCACAGTCCATTGTAACATTCACATGGTTGCTGGACTGCAAAGCAATGGTAAGAAAAACGGTTTTAATTGCAACAAATTAATATATCAAAGATCGATTTTGAAAAAATGGCAATCGTTTATTTTATATCTAGATTGAATTACAAAAACAGTATTGTTCATGActgttaaagctgacaatgcaagttaaaattattaacatgattttttttaaaaataagtatactcgtttttccaagaatcgtttatgagacattccccggttgaggacagccatttttgttttacattccgacgactcaccgacccctatataaagcgcgtgaatcgacacacgtgcgctcattcatgtacctatacacctagcagtccacaggttatgtcacctacaaataggtaaacaaaaccctcacctgtaaaactatatgggacttttttagcaagaaaacatgtcaactcctcgaagttgtcatttagatgtttctcaaaataaaattccaacgcaagtgaatagaaatccaaaaataatccgtccacatatctccacgtatatcatcgtacccgacgcactcaactgaccatatacacgtgactacgtacctgatccgaacgagcgacaactatcaaggacacacacgtgtcgttgttcatgtacgtgtaaaacttagtgtatattgaagtgttttattagttcgtattggacatatgttgggatatagctgacaacacatccatctattacttcaatgaaatattgtcaggtgagtgcagtgtttattttcaatttgacattgttatttgcaatatcggggcatgtgtatctgagacaagatatgtttagaatgatacacgtgtgtcaagtgtcccgtgcttaatatagggggttggccagtgaaggttactatgcagagcaaaagaaaaatggctgccacttccttagataccacactgtcataactaggggatgtctcagaaacaatttttgaaaaaaaaatatttcgttaatattattttaaatttcaactgcatgtttttaacttgcattgtcagctttaatgtATCTAGCGTTAATATGACAAATACAGATATTAGTTTTACTGATCAGACTACCAGACCACAGACATTTCatcaatacaatgtaaatgatttATGTTAAGACATTTTTATGTTGCtgcatatacagtaaaacacggttataacgaacctctgaggACCAACGAAATCACTTCGTTACACAGAAACTACATAAATGTCATGGGAAGCTTATCGGAGAATGAAAAGTACTACTTTATAAACATGAATTCGTTGTAAGCGTATtttactacattgtacatttgcTATCTGCTTGACGAGTCTCCACCTCAATATGTTATCAATCCTCAATAAAGACTTTTATCATGAATACCATTTGATATGACCAGATGTCCTAACTCCTACTTACTCTGTTATACAGGACAACAGTCGACCTAGTGTCATTGGCGTAGGTATACATGTAGACTGAGCCTTTGATCTTCACTCCTTCATCCTGAAAACAAAGCAATAAGTACTTCAAAGGGCGGAGTGTGAGGCAAAACACCTAATCAATGTTATTCTGAATATAAAAACGTGcaaatgttaaatgaaaaaattgaCTAAGATTagaaatagaaataataataactgCATACTTCAAACACTGACATGCATTTTTATCAGCCAATCATTGACTTCGGAGGAACCACTTTATTTGACTTTACAGAAAATAGATCAGATCAGTTAAGAAAAAAACGATGTTTTTCTCCCGGTAAAGTAGACACGTGTTACAGGTGTAATCTGACTTACCTGTTCTGTGACTGTTTCCATTATCATGTCATGGTTGATCGCTTCTATACCAGTACAAGTAAGTGCCATCTCGGCATCATCGCAATTCTCCGTATATATATCCACTTTGTACGGGCAAGCCTAAGAATACAATcagtatattgtttttattaaatcgTTATCATGTATAGTACAATGTTTTTCCATTGTTTCGTAtcattcaacaatattttaacgTTTCTTTAATAATATCAGAGTTTCATGTTTTGTCTGGGACGTTTCGCATCCCTCGAAATAATAGTGAAGTTtttatccttatgtaacttatatgaaaattttgacTCAAATTAGTTTAGAGAAACAGGCGACTGTTTACCTCGTCAATAAACAGATCCTTATTGTAGCCCATTGAATTCAAAGTCACCCACAGATCGTTTACATCATCGTCAACATCCTCAGCCTCCATCTCATTTAGTCTTACAAACCCTTCTTTTGTAATTTCGTCATTTTTGTCTAACTCTACCGTCTCTgcagtaataaaacatatatcaagACATTGCGAAACCTACCATGATTCGAATACATTGTCGACGCCTAGCTGACAATGTTGACTTTGCTTGGAATAGTTTCAAAATATCCAAGTGTAGTCACAGCATTATAAGAATTATATATACCAATCAAAACATTATGTTTACAGCTATTAATAacttatttcaatatcaattcTTTCGCCTACGGTccaagaaatttaaaaaaaaaaatcccagaAAAAAAACCCTCACGCAAACAAGTTTCCACAAATATAAATTCCCAATTTAaacacaaaacattttaaaatgctGATTTGAGCCTAcgataaaataaataatcatcCCATCGATAAATAAGTTCTCAGAAAAAGATGACCAATGAACATATCAAGGAAAGAGAACGATTTAGATAACAACCTTCGACAACGTTCCACTCGTCATCTGTGACCTTGTCCCCACTCGTCCTAACGGTAAACCACGTAAACTCGTCCCGACTAAGTGTCCCGTTACCATCAAGGTCACTGAGATCAAAGATTTCTTCCAGGGCCTTcctacaaaaacaaaacatcgcGATCAGTTAAGTACGAACCTTCTGCATTACAAGTAACTAGTAATTACTTGCAGAATATTGATGTATCTTCTGTTGATTACACTAAAGTGCAATTCCAAGTTTTCAAAGATATTGAATAACTTCATTACGGAATCGATAAGAAGTCAAGATATTAAAGGGAAATTAAAATCCTTCAAACATATTAAACTTTGAAAAATACTAGTACTATATAGAATATATGTATAATCAATAGAAAGTTTGCAATGGATAATGATCAACACGATTCCTTTTCATATACATAAGATTGATATTCTTATTAGTGAGAACAATATTTGGTCTTGTCTGTCCTCCACCACATCGATCACATCGTTGTTCAACTTACTTGAAGGCTTTAGTGATGGTAGTTTTCCCTTCTCTATCTTTCCGTACTAGCGGTGTTTCTTTTGACGAGTCTGACCGACGAGGCTTCAGATGACAGCCTGTTGTAAATGGTAACAAGTTATACGTTCCTGCCTTCAGATCACACATAACGCCGTATTTCTGTagaaaatcaaaaatattataaactttCACATAACGCCATATTTCTGTGGGGTGGGGGAATACAAAATATAAGAAGTTGcttgataattatttttaatgttgattGACGAACGCCGTCCAAGAATAATTCAAATCAAAGTTTTCTGGTTTGCACGAAGATTTATCAAATTAATACTTCTCATACTGACCAATTTTAAAGAACAATAACATACTTTGTagaacttttatttttttattataaggTGTTAACATGTTTAAAAACATCTGAGCGTTGGTAAAGAACTGAGAACTGTTGAAACGTTATTAacatataattgatttttatttgttttcatactaaatccaactctctgattgacagattatttttcttcatagtgtaaaatccgagaatggcgagAAAATCCGACGTATTCATGACGTAGACGTcgatgttgcgtattgatttagaaaaatccattgaaaaatcaatataatcgcacatttaaacatttttatgttatcaaatattctgaaaaattaattttaagtattaatgtaactattgtttttaacttcataaaggtatgaaattaattttgtttgcaaacttttgtgagaatccgctacacGGATTCAcgcagtttgcaaacaaaatttcttccatacctctatgaagttaaaaaaagtaAACTCAATGCTTAAATACGGCATTTATTTGAAACATTACAAGGTAAAGTGGAGATGAAACACTGCGGTTTGACTTACCCCTTTGCCGTCTCGTTTTTCTGTGAATCCTAACACTGATCGTCCTTCATTATCTGGTCTCTTTCTTGTGATAAGTAACATTGTATCTATAGGAGTGGTGTCACCTATAACTGAAcaagtaaaatattttcttgtgatAAGTAACATCGTATCTATAGGGGTGGTGTCACCTATAACTGAAcaagtgaaatattttcttgtgaTAAGTAACATTGTATCTATAGGAGTGGTGTCACCTATAACTGAAcaagtgaaatattttcttatgaTAAGTAGCATTGTATCTATAGGGGCGGTGTCGCCTATAACTGAAcaagtgaaatattttcttgtgaTAAGTAACATCGTATCTATGGGGGTGGTGTCACCTATAACTGAACAAGTGAAATATTTCTTGTGATAAGTAACATTGTATCTGGGGGTGGTGTCAACTATAACTGAACAAGTGAATATTTTCTTGTGATAAGTAACATCGTATCTATAGGGGTGGTGTCACCTATAACTGaaaaagtgaaatattttcttgtgaTAAGTAACATCGTATGTATAGGAGTGGTGTCACCTATAACTGAAcaagtaaaatattttcttgtgatAAGTAACATCGTATCTATAGGGGTGGTGTCACCTATAACTGAAcaagtgaaatattttcttgtgaTAAGTAGCATTGTATCTATAGGGGCGGTGTCACCTATAACTGAAcaagtgaaatattttcttgtgaTAAGTAACATCGTATCTATAGGGATTGTGTCACCTATAACTGAAcaagtgaaatattttcttgtgaTAAGTAACATCGTATCTATAGGGGTGGTGTCACCTATAACTGAAcaagtgaaatattttcttgtgaTAAGTAACATCGTATCTATAGGGGTGGTGTCACCTATAACTGAAcaagtgaaatattttcttgtgaTAAGTAACATCGTATGTATAGGAGTGGTGTCACCTATAACTGAAcaagtgaaatattttcttgtgaTAAGTAACATTGTATCTATAGGGGTGGTGTCACCTATAACTGAACAAGTGAAACATGTTCTTGTGATAAGTAGCATTGTATCTATAGGGGCGGTGTCACCTATAACCGAAcaagtgaaatattttcttgtgaTAAGTAACATCGTATCTATAGGGATTGTATCACCTATAACTGAAcaagtgaaatattttcttgtgaTAAGTAACATTGTATctaggggggaggggggggtgtCACCTTTAACTGAAcaagtgaaatattttcttgtgaTAAGTAACATTGTATCTACAGGTGTGGTGTCACCTATAACTGAAcaagtgaaatattttcttgCGGTAGCATTGTATCTATATTGTATAGGGGTGGTGTCATCTATAACTGAAcaagtgaaatattttcttgtattaagtAACATTGAATCTATAGGAGTGTTACCCTATTACGATATATGCTATTTGAGGAAAAAGCTAAAATCCAAGCACAAAACATGAACATTTCTCAGAATAAAACAAAGCTATCAACAATGATAAGTGTAATTTCTATACTGCATTGTGTGCGATTTGTATTAAGGCTAGCAAAGAACGGTGACATTAATACAAGTTATTCATTAATAAAGAATCACGTTATTTAATTAGGAAACAACGTTCTCCATCTTTCCTTGAGTTGCCTCCCTTTGTACATTCTGTGTAGTTATTAGAATATTATCATCAACCCATATCCCTTCTCAATTGTCAGAAAGCAAAACCTTCCAACTGACTTCATGATAAAGTGTCGAGTCAGATTTATACGTAGGTTTCTTTCTCTTTTTAGATCATGGCGACTCCATGGAGTGTTGGTGATTTGTGGCCGATCTGTACATATATTTAGTCCTATGTCATGCAAATTTCTTTGAGAAGAGAAAATAACACGTCTCATGTTAAGATAAATCATTACTTATTGGTGGAAGTAACTTACTCATGGATTGTGGCACGACGGGTTGAATGGTGATCCAAACTTTACTCCTCTCCGCCAAGGTAAGTCTGAAATTATGTGTCTCCAGGCCGTTGTCTTCATCAATAAAGAAACATCCCTTACTGCTACATTTCGTCCAATCCTGTTAGAAATAATACGtatcatttatatctacaaatgtatgtcaccaacaacaacaaagttATGTGTAATGTAATCCAGTCTATTTTGACGAGATCTATACAAATGTTTGCGTAATTTTGCGATGGCTCGAACCCGAATTTAAAAGTTTCgcgaaatatttttattttcaacatattcagAAATACATAAAATTGCGATCAAGAACTTTAACTGACAAACATATATCTAAACGCAAGTGTGTCGGTTAAGAGTCCTTGACCGCAAGACGCAAAGCATTGTATACGCTAAAATGAAGCAGTTTGCACTAGTTGTACCATAAAACGTATCCACCAATAATCCTTAATGTTAGAACTGAAAGCTACCGGATATTTTAACATTAGTCACGACattttttgaatttgaaattttactgACAACAAAATTGCAGCAATTTGTGTAGAATTTTTTAGGTGgatcaaaaacaatatttactatatctaaattttgatttttgagtACACAGAAATATACAAGTCCCAGGACTGGTCTAGCTAAATAAAAGTCCCGTACAGCTGTACATCATTGAAATCGAGGCATTCCTATTACATCAGTGGCATCTGCATTATTATAGCAGAAGAACAAAATTTCCTAGATTATAGATCATGTGATACACTATTACCTTAGTAATTTTGTTgtatattatgataaaaaatgttatgtaaacattttcttACCCTTTTATTTTTTGGCTCTTCGGTGAGGTTACCTAATTTTGAGGCAGGGACATGTTTTGCTCCTTTTTTATTTGACCTCGGCGAAGGACGTGGCATATCATCTATAATAGAAATAATACATGATTGTAGCCATTCACCACACTGTCTATCAAAGTAGtaattttcagtttttaaagaattcattttttatgttattcatgACATTAGTATCAATTTACCtcgttttgaaataaaatgtttttaatttcaacggacgtaaatatatatgtatttccaGAACATTAAACTTCATAATGAACGATCACGATATTGATTCAATCTTAATGCAAATCGTTCAGATCTTTTAAGGGAGGCCAAGTCAATTACTACTCATGTTAGGGCGAGGATAAAAATCTTAAGCAtgttttaaacaatattaacaTTATAAACATTGCATGCATATCGAGTACAAGTTTTAAAGGTCATATTATAAAAAGTAATATTGGATACCGAACATTTCCAATGAAAGCACgttgttatataaatgtatccCGACAATAAGATTTTATATTTAAGATATAATCTAAACCGCTCAAAATAAACGATATCTAAATAAAGTAGCGAAGAATTTGcctatattatgttatttaagAAGTGCGATCTTACATATTTCAATCAACACTACACTATTAAGTAAATACAATCACTCTTACATATTTGATCTGCATACAATATACCAGACAGTGCTCTTCGAACAGATAACTAATGTTACTTATAAATGCTCTTCGACATTAAAAGAATTGCAAGTTAACGGCAGTACGTTAAAATGAAGCAGGCAGCAAGCATGAAATCGGACTGGTAAATCTGACTACATACATGCGTAAAGGGTGTGAAGTTCTTTAATTTCATTCCAATAaactttggagaaaaaaaaagataaaacattCCACGGTCACCGACTAACCAGGAAGAAAAAAGTGATAATAACACTTTGTAAAGTAATGCATTCGAATAATAAAAAGTAATCGGATTTCTTCACATCtcatgtaaataatgtaaaatgtatgGCATGCAAACATATAAATTTCTAAAAGGTAGGAAACTAGCACAAAGCAGTACCCATCTATGGTAGGTATAGGTTTACACCACAACATTCACGACAAGACTGGCAGACTACGGGGATTTACCTTCCGCTAAAAGAGAACGAGAAAGAGTTTTTCGTTGTGCAGGGACAGGTGTGCTATGAGAGTCCTTCAGATCCCCTGTATACACGGAAATATAGGAATGAGTCAGAGGTAGAATGACAGAATGTACCATTCAGTCAACATATACCATCTACTATACTAACAACGTACATGCGAGTTTTCTCCGAACATTCTGTTCATATTTTGTTCAGGAATACTCACATACATTTACAAAGGAAAAATAGCGTGTGCATCTTAagatttttatagaaaaagtcCACGGGTACGTGTAGTAAGGACTTTGGGGATATTTGCTCATTTTGAGAATATTTTTCACCGTTTGTTGGAAGCAATCTTAAAGCAAGCCATACACTTGCAACAGACAAAATccaaataaatgataataagaGTCATACCATCTTTTTAAATAGAACAACAGTTAAATGTTAAGTAAGGCAGAATCtttctaaaaaaatataattttcataattttatttgtttgttagtGTCTTTTTTTATGTGGGTCTTTTTAAagcataaattataaaatataaaaaaaatacgaaCGAAAAATAACTTAcaataaaataagattttacacattatttttataatgctTTATAGTATATGAAAAACAGGATGAAAATTGTGACGAACAAAACCACATCAGGTAACACGAGGAAATTTGTATTAATGCAAATGTGCGAAAGCCACGAGAAGATATTTAAGGCAAAACCACTCaggtgtacattgtatacaaacAAACGGAGAGAAGGAGAGTTTTGAAACAAATGGAAATAATTATATGTACCAACGCTCAGTAGAGATCTTCGCGATCCTGACATACCGGCTGAAACGACATGCAGTAGACAAAAAGGTGCTAAAATTGTCATTCAAAGGTGCAATATCAACGtgtaatttaaaacaaagaacaGAAGTATTTTGGATTAATTGTTATTGTACTGATATTACGCATTGTTTTATTTAGCTATAACTTAATTTGACCTTCTTTTTGGTAATAAACAAAAcgttaaataatgaaaaattgtgAGTACTTGTACATGATCACTTTAACCATACCACCTTATTCACACATGCACTGTCAGATATTAGCTGAGAAACTTTTTACTAATCAGTATCTATAGCTCAAGATTATATTTGGGAGGTAAGTGacttcatttgaatatttgagcAAATTTATAGGAATTTGGCCCCAAATAATGCCAGACAATATCATATAAATTAAGGAACTCTTGATATCTTTGTAATAAACGGATGAAATCATACATTAATAATATTATCTATAAACCTGTAAATAAATCAAAGGTAATAATGGCATTTTAATATCTCATTAAGAGCTCCAGTAATGTCTCATAAAATCCTGCAAAACAATGCATGGTATCTTAAAAAGTATTGAAACACTTACCTATCAATTCATTCATTAAAACGTAAATGCTCACTCTCGCAAACAAACACTATTTAACCAATAATTCATAATACGCAATATAGAGATAATCCGATATCACGTTAGTTTTCAATACACACAGTTTATGTACTCTAATCTTCAAATCGCACATGTtgcatttgaaataaataaagctTTTAGTACTGCAAGAAAAAAATAGCAATATTAATTGAAGAAATGTTCTATATTATCATAAgcaattatttaaagatgctccaccgccgacaaatggtattttttctctatcaaaaacaggagaagacgatttagtatttttcttcagttacaaaagttacttactttacaccattaccaacattgaaaagtatgagcttctaattttacttcaagttaaaaatatgaaaaattattaattgcatcccgaaaaaattccgtggcactatccTATATgtaataaagtactgattgtgcatgcaccaaagggaaaataaattatttcatattattttttgtgttaattagacatatatatatacgataatACACAAATTActattcaaataatgaatatcatttatgctatgtcggcggtggagcatctttaagtatgttttaaaactaggtcaaaaaaACTTAAGATTATCATTATCAACAATTTATCATTCCATTACATTTGCatgtaaaaatcatttttcatgCCACATGATCTAAATTTTgattcaacaaaaataaaaagaattaaataagaaagaaaaatattattaaaaaaattgaaaaaaaaatcataatttacatattaGCTGTTTCAATTTAAAAGCAATAGCATTTCAATTAAATCAGGCATTAGTAATATATTAATCTgtgaaataaaagataaatgtATATGCAGCCGCTTTACGAGTGAAATATGTCCCGATTTTTTGCGTATAACGCGTACTATCAGGAATTAAAGCCCCAAAGAGGCTTGTCATTCACCTCGTAATCAAGAAACTGGAGTACCGCCATGATCATGATCACATAAAGCAAGAGGCAACCAAATATCGT
This portion of the Argopecten irradians isolate NY chromosome 6, Ai_NY, whole genome shotgun sequence genome encodes:
- the LOC138325082 gene encoding EF-hand calcium-binding domain-containing protein 7-like isoform X20; its protein translation is MSRRSNRASISDGEFILDCKAAYVDVIGDIRKDITNKSQLLQALQDTGRNPTERVLKKYWHADTDGISFDDFVDICRKEQVTSQEDMMKAFRRIDINGDGFLSLDELFKIMNSKGETMSKQEVKELLDSVDENGDGKLDYKERKFYYEKFCNLNLEISKQLRQKNRKRLERAEKGERRSKKVESFSDSKRDKRNGDDEDAEEIEEEEEEVVTSSRRRSSAGSKADLSSSYKSRLKGSGDHIHGSHASLRSDKRHGDDEDAEEVEEEEEEVVTSSRRRSSAGSKADLSSSYKSRLKGSGDHIHGSHASLRSAGMSGSRRSLLSVGDLKDSHSTPVPAQRKTLSRSLLAEDDMPRPSPRSNKKGAKHVPASKLGNLTEEPKNKRDWTKCSSKGCFFIDEDNGLETHNFRLTLAERSKVWITIQPVVPQSMIIGDTTPIDTMLLITRKRPDNEGRSVLGFTEKRDGKGKYGVMCDLKAGTYNLLPFTTGCHLKPRRSDSSKETPLVRKDREGKTTITKAFKKALEEIFDLSDLDGNGTLSRDEFTWFTVRTSGDKVTDDEWNVVEETVELDKNDEITKEGFVRLNEMEAEDVDDDVNDLWVTLNSMGYNKDLFIDEACPYKVDIYTENCDDAEMALTCTGIEAINHDMIMETVTEQDEGVKIKGSVYMYTYANDTRSTVVLYNRSSNHVNVTMDCASSKNCQINRDKDEYSVTLGPHEKQIAHHLMPMDETLDWTPRCVESVTK
- the LOC138325082 gene encoding EF-hand calcium-binding domain-containing protein 7-like isoform X15; the encoded protein is MSRRSNRASISDGEFILDCKAAYVDVIGDIRKDITNKSQLLQALQDTGRNPTERVLKKYWHADTDGISFDDFVDICRKEQVTSQEDMMKAFRRIDINGDGFLSLDELFKIMNSKGETMSKQEVKELLDSVDENGDGKLDYKERKFYYEKFCNLNLEISKQLRQKNRKRLERAEKGERRSKKVESFSDSKRGDSASMGSQISVKSNSSQRTSTSRMMGSTSSLRSESNKTMEHKRNGDDEDAEEIEEEEEEVVTSSRRRSSAGSKADLSSSYKSRLKGSGDHIHGSHASLRSDKRHGDDEDAEEVEEEEEEVVTSSRRRSSAGSKADLSSSYKSRLKGSGDHIHGSHASLRSAGMSGSRRSLLSVGDLKDSHSTPVPAQRKTLSRSLLAEDDMPRPSPRSNKKGAKHVPASKLGNLTEEPKNKRDWTKCSSKGCFFIDEDNGLETHNFRLTLAERSKVWITIQPVVPQSMIIGDTTPIDTMLLITRKRPDNEGRSVLGFTEKRDGKGKYGVMCDLKAGTYNLLPFTTGCHLKPRRSDSSKETPLVRKDREGKTTITKAFKKALEEIFDLSDLDGNGTLSRDEFTWFTVRTSGDKVTDDEWNVVEETVELDKNDEITKEGFVRLNEMEAEDVDDDVNDLWVTLNSMGYNKDLFIDEACPYKVDIYTENCDDAEMALTCTGIEAINHDMIMETVTEQDEGVKIKGSVYMYTYANDTRSTVVLYNRSSNHVNVTMDCASSKNCQINRDKDEYSVTLGPHEKQIAHHLMPMDETLDWTPRCVESVTK
- the LOC138325082 gene encoding EF-hand calcium-binding domain-containing protein 7-like isoform X14; translation: MSRRSNRASISDGEFILDCKAAYVDVIGDIRKDITNKSQLLQALQDTGRNPTERVLKKYWHADTDGISFDDFVDICRKEQVTSQEDMMKAFRRIDINGDGFLSLDELFKIMNSKGETMSKQEVKELLDSVDENGDGKLDYKERKFYYEKFCNLNLEISKQLRQKNRKRLERAEKGERRSKKVESFSDSKRGDSASMGSQISVKSNSSQRTSTSRMMGSTSSLRSESNKTMEQDKRNGDDEDAEEIEEEEEEVVTSSRRRSSAGSKADLSSSYKSRLKGSGDHIHGSHASLRSDKRHGDDEDAEEVEEEEEEVVTSSRRRSSAGSKADLSSSYKSRLKGSGDHIHGSHASLRSAGMSGSRRSLLSVGDLKDSHSTPVPAQRKTLSRSLLAEDDMPRPSPRSNKKGAKHVPASKLGNLTEEPKNKRDWTKCSSKGCFFIDEDNGLETHNFRLTLAERSKVWITIQPVVPQSMIIGDTTPIDTMLLITRKRPDNEGRSVLGFTEKRDGKGKYGVMCDLKAGTYNLLPFTTGCHLKPRRSDSSKETPLVRKDREGKTTITKAFKKALEEIFDLSDLDGNGTLSRDEFTWFTVRTSGDKVTDDEWNVVEETVELDKNDEITKEGFVRLNEMEAEDVDDDVNDLWVTLNSMGYNKDLFIDEACPYKVDIYTENCDDAEMALTCTGIEAINHDMIMETVTEQDEGVKIKGSVYMYTYANDTRSTVVLYNRSSNHVNVTMDCASSKNCQINRDKDEYSVTLGPHEKQIAHHLMPMDETLDWTPRCVESVTK
- the LOC138325082 gene encoding EF-hand calcium-binding domain-containing protein 7-like isoform X18, giving the protein MSRRSNRASISDGEFILDCKAAYVDVIGDIRKDITNKSQLLQALQDTGRNPTERVLKKYWHADTDGISFDDFVDICRKEQVTSQEDMMKAFRRIDINGDGFLSLDELFKIMNSKGETMSKQEVKELLDSVDENGDGKLDYKERKFYYEKFCNLNLEISKQLRQKNRKRLERAEKGERRSKKVESFSDSKRGDSASMGSQISVKSNSSQRKDKRNGDDEDAEEIEEEEEEVVTSSRRRSSAGSKADLSSSYKSRLKGSGDHIHGSHASLRSDKRHGDDEDAEEVEEEEEEVVTSSRRRSSAGSKADLSSSYKSRLKGSGDHIHGSHASLRSAGMSGSRRSLLSVGDLKDSHSTPVPAQRKTLSRSLLAEDDMPRPSPRSNKKGAKHVPASKLGNLTEEPKNKRDWTKCSSKGCFFIDEDNGLETHNFRLTLAERSKVWITIQPVVPQSMIIGDTTPIDTMLLITRKRPDNEGRSVLGFTEKRDGKGKYGVMCDLKAGTYNLLPFTTGCHLKPRRSDSSKETPLVRKDREGKTTITKAFKKALEEIFDLSDLDGNGTLSRDEFTWFTVRTSGDKVTDDEWNVVEETVELDKNDEITKEGFVRLNEMEAEDVDDDVNDLWVTLNSMGYNKDLFIDEACPYKVDIYTENCDDAEMALTCTGIEAINHDMIMETVTEQDEGVKIKGSVYMYTYANDTRSTVVLYNRSSNHVNVTMDCASSKNCQINRDKDEYSVTLGPHEKQIAHHLMPMDETLDWTPRCVESVTK
- the LOC138325082 gene encoding EF-hand calcium-binding domain-containing protein 7-like isoform X19, whose product is MSRRSNRASISDGEFILDCKAAYVDVIGDIRKDITNKSQLLQALQDTGRNPTERVLKKYWHADTDGISFDDFVDICRKEQVTSQEDMMKAFRRIDINGDGFLSLDELFKIMNSKGETMSKQEVKELLDSVDENGDGKLDYKERKFYYEKFCNLNLEISKQLRQKNRKRLERAEKGERRSKKVESFSDSKRGDSASMGSQISVKSNSSQRNKRNGDDEDAEEIEEEEEEVVTSSRRRSSAGSKADLSSSYKSRLKGSGDHIHGSHASLRSDKRHGDDEDAEEVEEEEEEVVTSSRRRSSAGSKADLSSSYKSRLKGSGDHIHGSHASLRSAGMSGSRRSLLSVGDLKDSHSTPVPAQRKTLSRSLLAEDDMPRPSPRSNKKGAKHVPASKLGNLTEEPKNKRDWTKCSSKGCFFIDEDNGLETHNFRLTLAERSKVWITIQPVVPQSMIIGDTTPIDTMLLITRKRPDNEGRSVLGFTEKRDGKGKYGVMCDLKAGTYNLLPFTTGCHLKPRRSDSSKETPLVRKDREGKTTITKAFKKALEEIFDLSDLDGNGTLSRDEFTWFTVRTSGDKVTDDEWNVVEETVELDKNDEITKEGFVRLNEMEAEDVDDDVNDLWVTLNSMGYNKDLFIDEACPYKVDIYTENCDDAEMALTCTGIEAINHDMIMETVTEQDEGVKIKGSVYMYTYANDTRSTVVLYNRSSNHVNVTMDCASSKNCQINRDKDEYSVTLGPHEKQIAHHLMPMDETLDWTPRCVESVTK